Proteins from a genomic interval of Flammeovirgaceae bacterium SG7u.111:
- a CDS encoding RtcB family protein — translation MATQKLRGKDLRNIGFPEGRTIGVIIKVMANKAFKKKSKVEKLELLKEIKQNPEKFKSEELLGLIAAELLMKPEEKTGETPLREMKIPHTTYGEWGIEEGAKHQMHVAMKLPVAVAGALMPDAHFGYGLPIGGVLAAENAVIPYGVGVDIGCRMCLSLFDAPVNMLIGQRSRLKNILKENTKFGNQTFDKPMDDEVLTRPEFREIPKIRSLQDKAYQQIGSSGSGNHFVEFGIVKLFTADNEWNLAPGKYLSVLSHSGSRGFGGILAQYYTKIAMEQTILPTEARHLAWLSLDSEAGQEYWRAMNLAGDYASACHDHIHRRITKALGSKVLARVENHHNFAWKEQLADGRDVIVHRKGATPAGKGVLGIIPGSMTEPGFVVRGKGETKSINSASHGAGRVLSRSKAKSTLVQSEVKKLLKDKGVELIGGGLDEAPQAYKDINQVMEAQVDLVETLARFTPKIVRMSGE, via the coding sequence ATGGCAACACAAAAATTGAGGGGGAAAGACCTCCGGAATATAGGTTTTCCAGAAGGGAGAACCATTGGGGTGATCATCAAGGTGATGGCAAATAAGGCTTTCAAAAAAAAGAGCAAAGTGGAAAAACTAGAGCTCCTGAAAGAAATAAAGCAAAACCCTGAAAAATTCAAATCGGAAGAACTGTTAGGGCTTATTGCGGCAGAATTGCTCATGAAGCCCGAAGAGAAAACGGGCGAAACCCCACTGCGAGAAATGAAAATCCCGCATACAACCTATGGAGAATGGGGCATAGAAGAAGGTGCAAAGCACCAAATGCATGTGGCGATGAAGTTGCCCGTAGCGGTTGCAGGAGCCTTGATGCCCGATGCCCATTTTGGTTACGGGCTGCCTATTGGTGGAGTATTAGCCGCAGAAAATGCGGTGATTCCCTACGGAGTTGGGGTCGATATTGGCTGCCGAATGTGCCTTTCGTTGTTCGATGCACCTGTGAATATGCTCATAGGACAAAGGAGCAGGTTGAAGAATATTTTGAAAGAAAACACAAAGTTTGGCAACCAAACTTTTGACAAGCCGATGGACGATGAAGTGCTCACAAGACCAGAATTCAGGGAAATTCCCAAAATCAGGTCTTTACAGGACAAAGCATATCAGCAAATTGGTTCTTCGGGGAGCGGCAACCACTTTGTAGAATTTGGAATTGTAAAACTGTTCACCGCTGACAATGAGTGGAACTTGGCACCAGGCAAATATTTATCTGTGCTGTCCCATTCGGGGTCAAGAGGTTTTGGGGGCATTTTAGCCCAGTATTACACCAAAATAGCGATGGAACAGACTATTTTGCCAACAGAAGCAAGGCATTTGGCTTGGCTCAGTTTGGACTCGGAAGCGGGTCAGGAATACTGGAGGGCGATGAACTTGGCTGGCGATTATGCTTCGGCTTGCCACGACCACATCCACCGAAGGATTACCAAAGCGCTGGGCTCAAAAGTATTGGCGAGGGTGGAAAACCACCACAACTTTGCTTGGAAAGAGCAACTAGCCGACGGACGGGACGTAATAGTCCACAGAAAAGGCGCAACACCTGCCGGAAAAGGTGTATTAGGAATTATCCCCGGGTCTATGACCGAGCCAGGTTTTGTGGTGAGGGGAAAAGGGGAAACCAAATCGATCAATTCTGCTTCGCACGGTGCGGGCAGGGTGCTTTCCAGAAGCAAGGCAAAATCAACCTTGGTGCAATCTGAAGTAAAGAAGTTACTGAAAGACAAGGGAGTAGAGCTGATTGGCGGAGGCTTAGACGAAGCCCCCCAGGCCTACAAAGACATCAACCAAGTGATGGAAGCACAAGTCGATTTGGTGGAAACCTTGGCAAGGTTCACCCCAAAAATAGTACGGATGAGCGGGGAGTAA
- a CDS encoding sugar phosphate isomerase/epimerase family protein produces the protein MKMLRTLSFALVIFPLLFSCQKTTESSEETVEQEAKVVIPKAKYSLAQWSFNRDLLGGEMNTVDFVKAAGEMGFEGVEYVNQFFLDKVDNFEYLDSLNEAASAAGIKNLMIQVDNIGNLSASDTEEREKAIEEGKKWVDAAKYLGCPAMRINAHGDGTPEEMKENSIAGIGALADYANEKGVQIIIENHGGVSNDGAWLADLVASLSDKNVGSLADFHNWCIEREGGALWGAPCIKEYDYYKGFAELIPTAKGISVKAFEFDAEGNETTMDFGKFFQIMKDAEYDGYLGIEYEGKSLPSKDGILKTKALAAKSWAAVYSK, from the coding sequence ATGAAAATGTTAAGAACCTTATCTTTCGCCCTAGTTATTTTCCCCCTACTTTTCTCTTGCCAAAAAACAACAGAAAGCTCCGAAGAAACCGTGGAGCAAGAAGCCAAAGTAGTTATTCCCAAAGCAAAATACTCCTTAGCCCAATGGTCTTTCAATCGGGACTTACTTGGTGGAGAAATGAACACGGTTGATTTTGTGAAAGCTGCGGGAGAAATGGGCTTTGAGGGTGTGGAATATGTAAACCAATTTTTCTTGGACAAGGTCGATAATTTCGAATACTTAGATAGCTTAAATGAAGCGGCAAGTGCAGCGGGCATCAAAAATTTGATGATCCAAGTGGACAACATTGGCAACCTGAGTGCATCAGATACGGAAGAACGGGAAAAGGCAATAGAAGAAGGGAAAAAATGGGTAGATGCTGCCAAATATTTGGGCTGCCCAGCTATGCGTATAAACGCCCATGGCGATGGAACTCCCGAAGAAATGAAGGAAAATAGTATTGCCGGAATTGGCGCCCTGGCAGATTATGCCAACGAAAAAGGCGTCCAGATCATCATAGAAAACCACGGTGGGGTTTCTAACGATGGGGCTTGGTTAGCCGATTTGGTAGCAAGCCTTTCGGACAAAAATGTAGGCAGCTTGGCGGACTTCCATAACTGGTGCATTGAGCGGGAAGGCGGTGCACTTTGGGGCGCTCCCTGCATCAAAGAATACGATTATTACAAAGGCTTCGCTGAGTTGATCCCGACTGCCAAAGGCATTAGCGTAAAAGCTTTTGAATTTGATGCAGAAGGCAATGAAACCACCATGGATTTTGGTAAATTCTTCCAAATCATGAAAGATGCTGAGTACGATGGCTACCTCGGTATAGAATATGAAGGTAAAAGCTTACCTTCCAAAGATGGAATCTTGAAAACCAAAGCCCTTGCAGCTAAAAGCTGGGCTGCGGTTTATTCCAAATAG
- a CDS encoding O-linked GlcNAc transferase: MSYNGEIEESQLEAEQLLEDGDIMGGKKQLEEILVSEPGYGRAHNALGWIYDNTFVDYAKAEYHYKLAIKFAPTFPAGYLNYCFLLNKLKKSEELLIVVNKALKVPGINVSSLHNELGLMFEYEGNYKEAIAKYKLAIANSLNNFEIEAYRGNIKRCHGKKWGFFRLFKKKQPSY, encoded by the coding sequence ATGAGCTATAATGGCGAGATTGAGGAAAGCCAACTTGAGGCAGAACAATTGCTTGAAGACGGCGACATAATGGGGGGCAAAAAGCAACTCGAAGAGATTTTAGTTTCTGAGCCTGGCTACGGCCGAGCACACAATGCCCTTGGGTGGATTTATGACAACACCTTTGTAGACTACGCAAAAGCAGAGTATCACTACAAGTTGGCTATAAAATTTGCCCCAACTTTCCCTGCTGGTTATTTGAACTACTGTTTCTTGCTCAATAAGCTCAAAAAAAGCGAAGAGCTTTTGATAGTGGTAAACAAAGCCTTGAAAGTGCCAGGCATCAATGTTTCTAGTCTGCACAACGAACTAGGGCTGATGTTCGAGTATGAGGGAAATTATAAGGAGGCAATAGCCAAATACAAGCTGGCAATTGCCAATTCTTTGAACAACTTCGAGATTGAAGCTTACCGAGGCAACATCAAACGCTGCCACGGCAAAAAATGGGGTTTCTTTCGTTTGTTCAAGAAGAAGCAACCTTCTTATTAG
- a CDS encoding alginate lyase family protein has protein sequence MKMIIKAHKFYILGICVALLFAGRAFAQGEHPSLILTKSGVAEIRKSYTEYDLLCTSIEDMKAELDGVMAQKMDVPTPVDPAGGYTHERHKLNYKSMRQAGILYQVLEDEKYAKFVKEMLLEYAKMYPTLDLHPIRKSYAPGKLFWQSLNEAVWMVNVVQAYDCVYDYLDKPTRNTIEKDLLKPYADFLSVESSRVFNRIHNHGVWAVAAVGMAGYAMGDMELVKRSFEGVSFDEASLNKKSNSDKEKPLRDVDFANKAGFEAQLDGLFSPSGYYTEGPYYHRYALQPFILFALAIENNEPERKIFEYRDGILVKTVECLLQLTDDKGRFIPFNDSVKGMSFRSPETVYSLDIIYQFGGQNPELLSVAKEQGTVMVSKAGAMVAKDLAEEKAKPFRRKSILLTDGTDGTKGGVGFIREGEIDDQLSLILRYTSHGLSHGHFDKLGIILYDNGSEVLQDYGAARFVNVEQKEGGRYLPENYSWAKHTISHNTLVIDEKSHFGGNMKLSSKHHSNLTFFLEKENFTAIGASEKAAYEGVEMDRTLVLIKDKDLGKPLIVDVFDAVSEEEHQYDLAFQYQGQPTDLGFEPEAAPEAQKVLGEDQGYQHLWVERMGKSNDKNSHFTWMLGDRFYTITAVTETPTSFILARLGANDPNFNLRRDPSFIERRSTSNGTTFINVIEPHGAFNPNTELTSKTKSQVDLVEKLTLGGAYKGVRITHQNGKVYTVIISTEKDEDKKHRLSVGEATFEWEGPIFLDID, from the coding sequence ATGAAAATGATTATTAAGGCACATAAGTTTTATATTTTAGGTATCTGCGTTGCCTTGCTTTTTGCAGGAAGGGCATTTGCCCAAGGCGAACATCCTAGCCTTATCCTGACCAAAAGTGGCGTAGCTGAAATACGCAAAAGTTACACTGAATATGACTTACTCTGTACTTCCATTGAAGACATGAAAGCTGAGCTGGATGGAGTGATGGCTCAAAAAATGGATGTACCTACGCCAGTTGATCCTGCTGGAGGATACACCCATGAGAGGCATAAGCTCAACTACAAAAGCATGCGCCAAGCGGGCATTCTTTACCAAGTACTAGAGGATGAAAAGTACGCCAAGTTTGTGAAAGAAATGCTGTTGGAATATGCCAAAATGTATCCTACACTCGACTTGCATCCCATCCGAAAATCTTACGCTCCAGGCAAGCTTTTTTGGCAGTCGCTCAACGAAGCCGTATGGATGGTGAATGTAGTGCAAGCTTATGATTGCGTGTACGATTATTTGGATAAACCAACTCGCAACACCATTGAAAAGGACTTGCTCAAGCCTTATGCAGATTTTCTTTCTGTAGAAAGCTCAAGGGTTTTTAACCGTATTCATAACCACGGTGTGTGGGCGGTAGCGGCAGTGGGAATGGCGGGCTACGCAATGGGAGATATGGAGTTGGTAAAAAGGTCGTTTGAAGGGGTGTCGTTCGATGAGGCTTCGCTAAATAAGAAAAGTAATTCTGATAAAGAAAAGCCGCTAAGAGATGTGGATTTTGCGAATAAAGCAGGTTTTGAAGCACAGCTCGACGGGTTATTTTCCCCAAGTGGCTACTATACCGAAGGACCTTACTACCACCGCTATGCTTTGCAGCCATTTATACTGTTTGCCTTGGCTATTGAGAACAACGAACCTGAACGAAAGATTTTTGAATACAGAGATGGTATTTTGGTGAAAACCGTAGAATGCTTGTTGCAATTAACTGACGATAAAGGACGGTTCATCCCTTTCAACGATTCTGTAAAAGGGATGAGCTTCCGTTCTCCTGAAACAGTATATTCACTTGATATAATTTATCAATTTGGAGGGCAAAACCCTGAGCTACTTTCCGTGGCCAAAGAGCAGGGAACTGTGATGGTTTCTAAAGCTGGGGCTATGGTTGCTAAGGATCTGGCGGAGGAAAAAGCCAAACCATTTCGTAGAAAATCAATCTTGCTTACAGATGGAACCGATGGTACAAAAGGCGGAGTTGGTTTCATTAGGGAAGGGGAAATAGACGATCAACTTAGCCTTATTCTTCGCTATACTTCCCATGGTCTTAGCCACGGCCATTTTGATAAACTAGGAATCATTTTGTACGATAATGGGAGCGAGGTTTTACAAGATTATGGCGCGGCTCGTTTTGTAAATGTTGAGCAAAAAGAAGGAGGTAGGTACTTGCCCGAAAACTATTCTTGGGCGAAGCATACCATCTCGCACAACACGCTGGTGATAGATGAAAAATCCCACTTTGGGGGGAATATGAAACTTTCTTCGAAGCATCATTCTAACTTGACTTTCTTTCTCGAAAAAGAAAACTTTACTGCGATTGGCGCAAGTGAAAAAGCAGCCTACGAAGGGGTGGAAATGGACAGAACCCTAGTTTTGATCAAAGACAAAGACTTAGGGAAGCCTCTAATTGTAGATGTGTTTGATGCGGTAAGTGAAGAAGAACATCAGTACGATTTGGCTTTTCAGTACCAAGGGCAGCCTACGGACTTGGGCTTTGAGCCGGAAGCAGCTCCCGAAGCCCAGAAAGTGTTGGGGGAAGATCAGGGATACCAGCACCTTTGGGTAGAAAGAATGGGAAAAAGCAATGACAAAAATTCCCATTTCACATGGATGCTTGGCGATAGATTTTACACTATTACTGCTGTGACCGAAACGCCTACCAGCTTTATATTGGCTCGCCTTGGAGCTAACGATCCAAATTTCAACCTCAGAAGAGATCCTTCTTTTATTGAAAGGAGAAGTACTTCAAACGGAACTACTTTTATAAATGTGATTGAGCCACACGGGGCTTTCAACCCTAACACAGAGCTTACGAGCAAGACCAAAAGCCAAGTGGATTTGGTGGAGAAATTAACCTTGGGAGGTGCATATAAAGGGGTTCGGATAACACACCAGAATGGAAAGGTTTATACAGTCATTATTTCTACCGAAAAAGACGAAGATAAAAAACACCGACTTAGTGTAGGTGAAGCAACTTTTGAATGGGAAGGTCCCATTTTTTTAGACATTGATTAA
- a CDS encoding C1 family peptidase, with protein MKKLQLKVGLLLLAATLFSHITFAQLIHLEEDGNKLQVQKMVATTSVKDQGRTGTCWSFSTTSFIESEALRQGKGEHDVSEMYFVRHNYPAKAKHYVRMQGYANFGQGSLSHDVTNIVKKHGIMPEEAYDGKKGEGEYDHSELIGVLKGFLEGVVEGKNAKPTEHWTKAFDRVLDTYLGDLPENFDYKDKKYSPKAFADEVLAFDPSNYIEITSYEHQPFYEKLVLEVPDNWASASYYNLPIDELEAVMDNAIDKGYSIAWDGDVSEKSFSHKKGMAIVPELDWDEMSKSDKKHIFDEVIKEKEITQDMRQETYEDYSTTDDHLMHIVGLIVDGNGTKYYVTKNSWGAESNDFGGYLYMSRAYNRLKCVAIMVHKDAVPESLKKKLKI; from the coding sequence ATGAAAAAACTACAATTGAAGGTAGGGCTGTTGCTCCTTGCCGCTACACTTTTTTCACATATTACTTTCGCCCAGCTTATTCACCTCGAAGAGGACGGCAACAAACTCCAAGTACAGAAAATGGTAGCCACCACCTCGGTAAAAGACCAAGGAAGAACAGGTACTTGCTGGAGCTTTTCCACCACTTCCTTCATAGAATCGGAAGCACTGAGGCAAGGCAAAGGTGAGCACGATGTCTCGGAAATGTATTTTGTAAGGCATAATTATCCTGCCAAGGCAAAACATTATGTACGGATGCAAGGCTACGCCAACTTCGGGCAAGGAAGCCTCTCACACGATGTAACGAACATTGTAAAAAAACATGGGATAATGCCCGAAGAGGCTTACGATGGAAAAAAAGGAGAAGGTGAATACGACCACAGCGAGCTTATTGGTGTGCTGAAAGGATTTTTGGAAGGTGTGGTAGAAGGCAAAAACGCCAAGCCTACGGAGCATTGGACCAAGGCGTTTGACAGGGTGCTGGACACCTACTTGGGCGACCTTCCCGAAAACTTCGATTACAAAGACAAAAAGTATTCTCCCAAGGCATTTGCCGATGAAGTGCTTGCCTTCGACCCTAGCAATTACATAGAAATCACCTCGTATGAGCACCAGCCATTTTATGAAAAACTAGTGCTAGAAGTTCCCGACAACTGGGCAAGTGCCTCGTATTACAACCTCCCCATCGACGAGCTGGAAGCGGTAATGGACAACGCCATCGACAAGGGCTATTCCATCGCATGGGACGGTGATGTGAGCGAAAAATCTTTTTCCCACAAAAAAGGGATGGCGATAGTGCCAGAATTGGACTGGGATGAGATGTCAAAATCGGATAAAAAACACATTTTTGACGAGGTAATAAAAGAGAAGGAAATTACGCAAGACATGCGCCAAGAAACCTACGAAGACTACAGCACAACTGACGACCACCTGATGCACATCGTTGGCTTGATAGTAGACGGAAATGGAACGAAATACTATGTTACCAAAAACTCTTGGGGAGCTGAGAGCAACGATTTTGGCGGCTATTTGTACATGTCAAGAGCCTATAACAGACTCAAGTGCGTAGCCATTATGGTACATAAAGATGCCGTGCCCGAAAGTCTCAAAAAGAAATTGAAAATCTAG
- a CDS encoding MFS transporter — MKIKGLRWVIIGLIFLATVINYIDRSALSIMWGNENVEGSISQSLGLTKDDYGNILNIFMVFYALGQLFTGKIFDKVGTRLGYVLSIGVWGLSSFLHSTVRGFLSISIFRSLLGFSEAGNWPGAVKSNAEWFPIKERAIAQGMFNAGASIGSVIAPPFIAALFVAYGWRTTFMVIGTFGIVWIIPWLLINKAGPKKHPWISDEEREFILAGQSQADQQDSSEVKGKSLKEILSFKESWAIVVGRFFLEPIWWLFVGWMPIYLFDVYGFNVKEVGMFAWVPYVGAALGSIVGGWVSGQIITKTNSINKGRKTTILIGGVIMFLGLVATILFAKTALAFVFIVFIVLFGFQFAIGNVQTLPSDFFSGKSVGSLAGLGGMVGVFSVIIMNKLVPIIVEQFSYTPIFFAIAVFVPLGVGAIYFFAKNIKPLEE; from the coding sequence ATGAAAATTAAAGGATTAAGGTGGGTAATTATCGGGCTGATTTTTTTAGCTACGGTAATTAATTATATCGATAGAAGTGCCCTCTCGATTATGTGGGGTAACGAAAATGTGGAAGGCTCTATTTCCCAGTCTTTGGGTTTGACCAAGGACGATTATGGAAATATCCTGAATATTTTCATGGTGTTTTATGCATTAGGTCAGTTGTTTACAGGTAAAATTTTCGATAAAGTGGGGACACGTCTTGGGTACGTCTTGTCTATCGGGGTTTGGGGTTTATCCTCTTTCTTGCACTCAACTGTTCGTGGATTTTTGTCCATTAGTATATTTCGAAGCTTGCTTGGGTTTTCAGAGGCAGGAAACTGGCCTGGTGCGGTAAAAAGTAACGCTGAGTGGTTTCCAATCAAAGAGCGGGCTATTGCACAAGGCATGTTTAACGCAGGTGCATCTATTGGTTCTGTGATTGCTCCACCGTTTATAGCAGCTCTTTTTGTTGCTTACGGATGGAGGACGACCTTTATGGTGATTGGTACTTTTGGTATCGTTTGGATCATTCCATGGTTGCTGATCAACAAGGCTGGCCCTAAGAAGCACCCTTGGATTTCTGATGAGGAGCGCGAGTTTATCTTGGCAGGGCAGAGCCAAGCAGACCAACAGGATAGTAGCGAAGTAAAGGGTAAAAGCTTGAAGGAGATTCTTAGTTTCAAAGAGTCTTGGGCGATAGTAGTAGGTAGATTCTTCTTAGAGCCAATTTGGTGGCTTTTTGTAGGATGGATGCCAATTTACCTCTTCGATGTTTATGGTTTTAATGTAAAGGAAGTTGGTATGTTCGCTTGGGTTCCTTACGTAGGTGCAGCACTCGGTAGTATAGTTGGTGGTTGGGTTTCTGGTCAAATCATCACTAAAACCAACTCTATAAATAAAGGTAGAAAAACTACCATTCTAATTGGTGGGGTAATTATGTTCTTAGGCTTGGTAGCGACTATTTTATTCGCTAAAACAGCATTAGCCTTTGTATTCATCGTGTTCATTGTATTGTTTGGATTCCAGTTTGCCATTGGTAATGTTCAGACCTTACCAAGTGATTTCTTTAGTGGCAAATCTGTTGGTTCATTGGCTGGTTTAGGCGGAATGGTCGGTGTCTTTTCTGTGATTATCATGAACAAATTGGTGCCCATAATTGTCGAACAATTTTCTTATACCCCTATATTCTTTGCCATTGCAGTATTCGTTCCCCTTGGCGTCGGTGCTATTTATTTCTTTGCCAAGAACATTAAGCCTTTGGAAGAATAG
- a CDS encoding cupin domain-containing protein, whose translation MKALQSEKFSIDSEKEWEELGGGVSRKIYGYDDKIMMVKVKFEKGAEGTPHEHFHSQTTYVVSGKFNFDIGEDSKVVNAGDGVYIPPNMVHGAQCLEAGMLIDVFSPVREDFLDGSAVSYFGNKDDK comes from the coding sequence ATGAAAGCTTTGCAAAGCGAAAAATTTTCAATTGATAGTGAGAAAGAATGGGAAGAATTGGGCGGAGGAGTTTCACGTAAGATATACGGTTACGATGACAAAATCATGATGGTGAAAGTGAAGTTTGAAAAAGGAGCAGAAGGAACGCCTCACGAGCATTTTCATTCACAAACAACTTATGTAGTAAGTGGCAAGTTCAACTTCGACATAGGCGAGGACTCTAAGGTAGTAAACGCTGGTGATGGCGTGTATATTCCACCAAATATGGTACATGGTGCACAGTGCCTAGAGGCAGGAATGCTAATAGATGTTTTCAGCCCAGTCCGTGAAGATTTCTTGGACGGCAGTGCGGTGTCATACTTTGGAAATAAAGACGATAAATAG
- a CDS encoding GNAT family N-acetyltransferase: MKLRKAVLEDLPVLNRISVTAKKHWGYPNEWIERWLDDLTLTPTDLEEQSILVAENREGSLGFCAIKEEAEYVEINHLWILPEFIGKGFGKRLLEAALQKFSSSQKPIQVVADPNAALFYQKQGFVTFKQIESFPKGRFLPVMEKRKS; this comes from the coding sequence ATGAAATTACGAAAAGCTGTTCTTGAAGACCTACCTGTTCTTAATAGAATTAGTGTAACCGCAAAAAAGCACTGGGGCTACCCCAATGAGTGGATTGAGCGATGGCTCGATGACCTCACCCTCACTCCTACCGACTTGGAAGAGCAGTCTATTTTAGTTGCCGAAAACCGAGAAGGCTCCCTTGGTTTTTGTGCTATTAAAGAAGAAGCTGAGTATGTTGAAATCAACCATTTGTGGATCTTGCCAGAGTTCATTGGAAAAGGCTTTGGGAAACGCTTATTAGAAGCTGCTCTCCAAAAGTTCAGCAGCTCCCAAAAGCCCATTCAAGTAGTAGCCGACCCTAATGCTGCACTTTTTTATCAGAAACAAGGCTTTGTTACTTTCAAGCAAATCGAAAGCTTTCCCAAGGGGCGGTTTTTACCTGTGATGGAGAAAAGAAAAAGTTGA